One region of Microcoleus sp. FACHB-68 genomic DNA includes:
- a CDS encoding pyridoxal phosphate-dependent aminotransferase, with protein MYSENPRMQAVQSPIIPVVGELIRAYPGTISLGQGVVYYAPPAAAFEQIPQFLADPENHKYKPVAGIPPLLDAIAAKLKGENGIDINAQCCLVVTAGSNMGFMNAILAITSPGDEIIIQTPYYFNHEMAITMASCVPVPVATDENYQLRLDAIEQAITEKTRAIVTISPNNPTGAVYPPEALRAVNEICCRHGIYHISDEAYEYFTYNEVKHFSPGSIPKSNAHTISLYSLSKAYGFASWRIGYMVIPEHLLVSVKKIQDTILICPPVISQYAAVGVLQIGAGYCYEKLRTITEVREIVLAKLSTISDVCTVPSAEGAFYFLLKIHTQQSDMELVERLIREHGVAVIPGTTFGIEDGCYLRVAYGALQQKTAFEGITRLVDGLRVILSA; from the coding sequence ATGTACTCTGAAAATCCTCGAATGCAGGCTGTGCAGTCTCCGATTATTCCCGTTGTGGGAGAACTCATTCGCGCTTATCCCGGAACGATTTCTTTAGGACAGGGTGTTGTGTATTACGCGCCGCCGGCAGCCGCTTTCGAGCAAATTCCTCAATTTCTGGCAGATCCAGAGAATCATAAATACAAACCTGTGGCAGGAATTCCCCCGTTACTTGATGCAATTGCTGCAAAACTTAAGGGTGAAAATGGCATTGACATTAACGCTCAATGCTGCCTTGTGGTGACTGCCGGCAGCAATATGGGATTTATGAATGCAATTCTCGCTATTACATCTCCCGGCGACGAAATTATTATTCAAACGCCTTATTATTTTAACCATGAAATGGCGATTACGATGGCAAGCTGCGTGCCAGTGCCGGTTGCCACGGATGAAAATTATCAATTGCGTTTAGATGCGATTGAGCAAGCAATTACAGAGAAAACCCGCGCCATTGTTACCATTTCCCCTAACAATCCTACAGGAGCTGTGTATCCTCCAGAAGCGCTGCGTGCTGTGAATGAAATTTGCTGCCGGCATGGTATTTATCACATCAGTGATGAAGCGTATGAATATTTCACATACAATGAAGTCAAGCATTTTTCTCCCGGCTCCATTCCCAAAAGCAACGCCCATACGATTTCGCTTTATTCCCTCTCTAAAGCTTATGGGTTTGCTTCGTGGCGCATTGGGTATATGGTCATTCCAGAACATTTGCTTGTTTCAGTTAAAAAAATTCAAGATACTATTTTGATTTGTCCGCCGGTTATTTCCCAGTACGCGGCTGTGGGAGTGTTGCAAATCGGAGCCGGCTACTGTTATGAAAAGCTCCGTACTATTACTGAAGTTCGAGAAATTGTTCTGGCAAAACTCAGCACTATCTCTGATGTATGCACGGTGCCATCCGCCGAGGGTGCTTTCTATTTTCTGCTCAAAATTCACACTCAGCAGAGTGATATGGAGTTAGTCGAACGTTTAATTCGCGAACATGGTGTGGCGGTGATTCCAGGTACAACGTTTGGCATAGAGGATGGGTGCTACTTACGGGTTGCCTATGGTGCGCTGCAACAGAAAACTGCATTTGAAGGCATTACACGCTTGGTGGACGGTTTGCGAGTAATTTTAAGCGCCTAA
- a CDS encoding NfeD family protein → MFNLSKLFAPHPQDTDSNSGLDTVDSSNSDIRNFLGSAGAEATVDEIIEGPSKKKGRVYFQGTWWPAVCTVEAVLNPGEVVKVVGIDRITLLVEPFIDSE, encoded by the coding sequence ATGTTTAACCTTTCTAAGCTATTCGCTCCACATCCACAAGATACAGACTCCAACTCTGGGCTAGATACAGTAGACTCTTCCAATTCTGATATCAGAAATTTCTTGGGTTCAGCCGGCGCGGAAGCCACCGTTGATGAAATAATCGAAGGCCCAAGTAAGAAAAAAGGGCGGGTGTATTTTCAAGGAACTTGGTGGCCGGCTGTGTGTACAGTGGAAGCCGTTTTAAATCCTGGAGAAGTTGTTAAGGTTGTTGGCATTGATCGCATCACTCTGCTAGTTGAACCATTCATTGACAGTGAATAG
- a CDS encoding methyltransferase domain-containing protein: MQLQQILLSIVASISIAGLGGAAHTQQIKVTAEQFQVQNAAPVTQPQEKLSDVPYVPTPSKVVEEMLNVAGVTGNDFLYDLGSGDGRIVITAAQKFGTQGVGIDINPKLIQEAFNNAQKAGVTDRVQFLQQDLFKADLSKATVVTLYLLRSVNLKLRPKLLKELKPGTRIVSHSFDMGDWKPDRVVIVDNGDRKHVLFYWVVPETIPDHLK, translated from the coding sequence ATGCAATTACAACAAATACTACTTTCGATAGTTGCCTCTATTAGTATTGCCGGCTTAGGGGGAGCTGCACATACTCAACAAATAAAAGTTACTGCTGAACAGTTTCAAGTTCAGAATGCCGCACCCGTTACTCAACCCCAAGAAAAGCTCTCTGATGTGCCTTATGTGCCAACCCCTTCTAAGGTTGTAGAAGAAATGCTTAACGTGGCGGGGGTCACAGGCAATGATTTCCTCTACGATCTCGGTAGTGGCGATGGTCGGATCGTGATTACAGCAGCCCAAAAATTCGGCACTCAAGGCGTTGGAATTGATATTAATCCGAAACTAATTCAAGAAGCTTTTAATAATGCTCAAAAAGCTGGGGTAACGGATCGCGTTCAGTTTTTACAACAAGATTTATTTAAGGCTGACTTAAGTAAGGCAACCGTTGTGACGCTTTACCTGCTTCGGAGTGTAAATTTGAAGCTTCGCCCTAAGTTACTGAAAGAACTAAAACCAGGCACTCGCATTGTGTCTCACAGCTTCGATATGGGTGACTGGAAACCGGATCGGGTCGTGATCGTTGACAATGGGGATCGTAAGCACGTTCTTTTCTACTGGGTTGTGCCTGAAACTATCCCAGATCATTTAAAATAA
- a CDS encoding RNA-binding S4 domain-containing protein, with the protein MKKNENIIRLNQFLKWQGIAETGGQAKLMVQGGEVLVNGIIETRRGRQLVSGDLVTVGGETFEVDLNNA; encoded by the coding sequence ATGAAGAAAAATGAGAATATAATTAGGCTCAATCAGTTTTTAAAATGGCAAGGAATCGCAGAGACTGGTGGGCAAGCAAAGCTAATGGTTCAAGGCGGAGAAGTTTTAGTTAACGGCATCATTGAAACCAGACGCGGACGGCAATTAGTATCAGGTGATCTCGTTACCGTTGGGGGTGAAACTTTTGAAGTTGATTTAAACAATGCCTGA
- a CDS encoding EAL domain-containing protein, with protein sequence MKDPPLNVLVIKNHLEDASFIKNALANFAAVHVELLDIDHIEIGIERLAKGGIDVILLDLCLLTMWELSCRLKTHAHTLKIPIIMLTEKNEGQNFLNTGEIDTQACNLAHPFDETELIHSIHCAITRQQLLTEIEQQALQLELAEKRARKFELLYELSRQLAYTLNYEELVRLMLAHLYRAVPHDISASILSADGLCHFFMQPTCQIEPAIHEQIQKRLFKTFTRMTGNKTQGEEQSCAIIALHSDTFDATRKPLSALGSSFQVPIIDADNNEVVGLLFVGAQAEGAFTEDQVRLLYTVATQASLSIQRLRTLLAAEQQHLESLVENLPEGVLLLDAGRRIVLANPTARKYLTLLTTTSVGDPLTHLGSQSLEKLLQPNPKEISFHEVVLEGATRSVFEIVAQPLSVKAGSQASDWVLVIRDVTERQQAEEISRLRDRAIAASSNGIVIVDARLPDLPVIYVNPAFERITGYSGAEVIGRNCRFLQGNDNNQPALEEMRAALKEGKSTSVVLRNYRKDGSRFWNELHISPIYDASGTLTHFVGIQTDITERKQVEEQLLHNAFYDALTNLPNRALFMERLERAFERAKRSENYLFAVLFLDLDRFKNVNDSLGHLAGDKMLLESAKRLEASLRSGDTVARLGGDEFAILLEDIKGVADAIHIAERIHKELTLPLKLDTDEVFTTVSIGIALSSTGYNQPEDILRDADIAMYRAKALGKARHEVFDKNMHARAVALLQLETDLRRAIERQEFEVYYQPIVSLATERITGFEALVRWRHPERGLISPGEFIPLAEETGLINLIGWWVLRKACYQLRAWQLEFPNHQSLSVSVNLSGKQFSQPNLVEQIAKILKETELDASNLKLEITESAIMENVESASAMLWKLRKLGVQLYMDDFGTGYSSLSYLRRFPIDALKIDRSFVKQMMVDDESLEIVRTIVLLAKNLGINAIAEGVETLEQLTQLKALQCEFGQGYFFSKPLEAKRVSLTL encoded by the coding sequence GTGAAAGATCCGCCTCTCAACGTCTTAGTCATTAAAAATCACTTGGAAGATGCCAGCTTCATAAAAAATGCTTTAGCCAATTTTGCTGCCGTTCACGTCGAACTGCTGGACATTGATCACATAGAAATAGGGATAGAGCGTTTAGCGAAAGGCGGCATTGACGTAATTTTGCTAGATCTCTGTTTGCTAACTATGTGGGAATTGAGCTGCCGGCTCAAAACTCATGCTCACACTTTAAAAATCCCCATTATTATGCTTACAGAAAAAAATGAGGGACAAAACTTCCTCAACACAGGTGAAATAGATACTCAAGCTTGTAATCTCGCGCACCCCTTTGATGAAACTGAGCTAATTCATTCCATCCATTGCGCCATCACCCGGCAGCAGTTGCTTACAGAAATCGAACAGCAAGCCCTACAGTTAGAATTAGCCGAAAAGCGAGCACGCAAGTTTGAGCTACTCTACGAGCTTTCCCGGCAACTGGCTTACACCCTCAACTACGAAGAACTGGTTCGTCTGATGCTGGCGCACCTTTACCGCGCGGTGCCTCATGATATTTCTGCGAGCATCTTGAGCGCCGACGGCTTGTGCCATTTTTTCATGCAGCCAACTTGCCAGATCGAGCCGGCAATTCATGAGCAGATTCAAAAGCGTCTGTTCAAAACCTTTACCCGCATGACAGGGAACAAAACCCAAGGAGAAGAACAATCATGCGCCATCATAGCGCTGCACTCAGACACATTTGATGCCACACGAAAACCCCTGAGTGCTTTGGGTTCGTCTTTCCAAGTCCCAATTATTGATGCCGATAATAACGAAGTTGTGGGGTTGCTCTTTGTTGGCGCACAAGCCGAAGGCGCATTTACCGAAGATCAAGTCAGACTGCTGTACACGGTTGCCACTCAAGCTTCCCTCTCGATTCAGCGGTTGCGGACACTCCTGGCAGCAGAGCAACAACATTTAGAAAGTTTGGTGGAAAATTTGCCTGAAGGCGTGCTGCTACTGGATGCCGGCAGACGTATCGTTTTGGCTAACCCAACCGCTCGGAAATACCTGACATTGCTGACAACTACAAGTGTTGGCGATCCACTCACTCACTTAGGATCGCAATCGCTGGAGAAATTGCTACAGCCAAATCCCAAAGAAATTAGCTTTCATGAAGTGGTGCTAGAGGGTGCAACACGCTCAGTATTTGAGATCGTGGCGCAACCCCTCAGCGTGAAAGCCGGTTCTCAAGCGAGTGACTGGGTGCTCGTGATTCGCGATGTTACAGAACGCCAACAAGCAGAGGAAATTTCACGACTGCGTGATCGTGCTATCGCCGCTAGCAGTAATGGCATTGTCATCGTTGATGCTAGATTGCCTGATTTGCCGGTTATCTATGTTAATCCTGCCTTCGAGCGGATCACGGGTTACAGCGGCGCAGAAGTCATTGGACGCAACTGCCGGTTTTTGCAAGGAAATGACAACAATCAGCCGGCTTTAGAGGAAATGCGTGCTGCCTTGAAAGAAGGAAAAAGCACCAGCGTCGTCTTACGCAACTACCGCAAGGATGGCAGCCGGTTCTGGAATGAGTTGCATATTTCACCGATTTATGATGCAAGCGGCACTTTAACTCATTTCGTCGGGATTCAAACAGATATTACTGAGCGCAAGCAAGTTGAAGAACAACTGCTGCACAATGCATTTTACGATGCGCTCACGAATTTGCCTAATCGCGCTTTGTTTATGGAACGCCTAGAGCGTGCGTTTGAGCGTGCCAAGCGATCTGAAAATTATTTATTTGCCGTTCTTTTCTTGGATCTGGATCGCTTTAAAAATGTTAACGACAGTTTAGGACATCTTGCCGGCGACAAAATGCTCCTAGAAAGCGCTAAAAGATTAGAGGCAAGTCTGCGAAGTGGCGATACTGTGGCACGTCTGGGGGGAGATGAATTTGCTATTTTGTTGGAAGATATTAAAGGGGTTGCTGATGCCATCCATATTGCTGAGCGCATCCATAAGGAACTAACGCTGCCGCTGAAGTTAGACACAGATGAAGTCTTTACCACAGTCAGCATTGGCATTGCCTTGAGTTCAACAGGCTATAACCAGCCTGAAGATATCCTGCGCGATGCTGATATAGCGATGTATCGAGCGAAAGCACTGGGGAAAGCGCGTCATGAAGTTTTTGATAAAAATATGCACGCCCGTGCGGTGGCTTTGTTGCAATTAGAAACCGATTTGCGACGAGCAATTGAGCGTCAGGAATTTGAAGTTTACTATCAACCAATCGTATCTTTAGCAACTGAGCGAATTACTGGTTTTGAAGCGCTGGTGCGTTGGCGGCATCCAGAGCGGGGCTTAATTTCTCCCGGTGAATTTATTCCTTTGGCTGAAGAAACTGGACTGATCAATTTAATTGGCTGGTGGGTACTCCGCAAAGCTTGCTACCAACTTCGCGCTTGGCAGTTAGAATTTCCAAATCACCAAAGTTTAAGTGTCAGTGTAAATCTTTCCGGCAAACAGTTTTCTCAACCAAATTTAGTAGAACAAATCGCTAAAATCCTTAAGGAAACGGAATTGGATGCAAGTAATTTGAAGTTAGAAATTACTGAAAGCGCGATTATGGAAAATGTCGAATCTGCATCGGCGATGCTCTGGAAGCTAAGAAAGCTGGGTGTTCAGCTATATATGGATGACTTCGGCACCGGCTATTCATCTTTGAGCTATTTGCGCCGCTTTCCGATTGATGCTTTGAAAATCGACCGCTCTTTTGTGAAGCAAATGATGGTGGATGATGAAAGTTTAGAGATTGTTCGGACAATTGTACTTCTAGCGAAAAATCTAGGAATAAATGCGATCGCAGAAGGAGTGGAAACACTGGAGCAATTAACTCAGTTAAAAGCCCTGCAATGTGAGTTCGGGCAGGGATATTTTTTCTCTAAACCGCTAGAGGCTAAGCGAGTGTCTCTTACTCTGTGA
- a CDS encoding ATPase domain-containing protein, which produces MSNIKLVPTGVPNLDTVMGGGIPVYSLNIVAGQPGTGKTILVQQMLFNHIRTNSAGKALYLTTLSEPTLKVVRYMQCFSFFDAEVFGERVIYQDIGPFIRQHSLAELADYILNLVEKHQPQVLAIDSFKAIRDLSTDVSEFRRFCYDLSVRLASARCTAFLLGEYDRSDIAEGAEFAVADGILYLNIALQEGEQSRFLQVYKLRGRASEMVPCPFIITEHGVRVLTSMLSLKRRETALEAEKQEISTGIAGLDAILRGGIPGGRSILLSGVSGTGKTTLALQFLIHGAQQGEKGLIISFEETAARLHQIAQGFGWNSKELEAKGLLRIVFIAQTDIRVEEHLELMVQEVERFQPARIVMDSFSVFLHKVKDLGVQREKTFQVATLVQRAGAVGLLISNIPAGDAHRLSRFGVEETVLDGTIILSTEILGLQRKRYLEVYKMRASDHVAGRHRMEIRKQGLEVFFLSVMEAGATETTAPQALTFSPLKAIVPTGILYGSAWLVRGDQGVGKTTLTQQFAMEGLRLGESVLYLTTDAPAYLLRPQMEVFGSNIESYLESGHLRILDTHATAGEDFIDLTDMDRFLYDIERHLRLIPKPCRLIIDSLTPLAIQYKINDFISFIERKNRLLRRLDVALLDTILIKTLDENVLYSLLNSYDTVLDVYIPNWGEMGQAGQGFRALQVRKARGTIADTRPFPYTIRAGKGVVVQENFYGDK; this is translated from the coding sequence ATGAGCAACATCAAACTGGTGCCCACAGGTGTGCCCAATTTAGACACAGTCATGGGTGGAGGCATCCCTGTCTATTCGCTGAATATTGTAGCCGGCCAACCAGGAACGGGAAAAACCATCCTGGTTCAGCAAATGCTCTTTAACCACATCCGCACGAACAGCGCCGGCAAAGCACTTTATCTCACCACGCTTTCTGAACCGACGTTAAAAGTGGTGCGTTATATGCAGTGCTTCAGCTTTTTTGACGCAGAAGTGTTCGGTGAGCGGGTAATCTATCAAGATATTGGGCCGTTTATCCGCCAGCATTCCCTTGCGGAATTAGCCGATTATATTCTCAACTTAGTTGAAAAGCACCAGCCGCAAGTTCTGGCAATTGATTCTTTTAAGGCAATTCGCGATTTATCAACAGATGTTAGCGAGTTTCGCCGCTTTTGCTATGACCTGTCGGTGCGGCTAGCAAGTGCGCGGTGTACTGCCTTCCTATTAGGAGAATATGACCGCTCTGACATTGCAGAAGGGGCTGAATTTGCCGTTGCTGATGGGATTCTTTATTTAAATATTGCGCTTCAGGAAGGGGAACAGAGCCGGTTCTTACAGGTATATAAATTGCGGGGTCGGGCCAGTGAGATGGTGCCGTGTCCCTTTATCATCACAGAGCATGGGGTGCGTGTTCTGACTTCGATGCTCTCACTCAAGCGCCGGGAAACAGCGTTAGAAGCGGAAAAGCAGGAAATTTCCACCGGCATTGCGGGGTTAGACGCTATTTTGCGAGGCGGTATCCCCGGCGGGCGCTCTATCCTGCTCTCTGGCGTTTCGGGAACCGGCAAGACAACTCTCGCTTTGCAGTTCTTAATTCATGGTGCTCAACAGGGAGAAAAGGGGCTGATCATTTCTTTTGAAGAAACTGCCGCTCGTCTGCACCAAATTGCCCAAGGTTTCGGCTGGAACTCGAAAGAGTTGGAAGCCAAGGGTTTGTTACGCATTGTATTTATTGCCCAAACTGATATTCGGGTAGAGGAACACTTAGAGTTGATGGTGCAGGAGGTTGAGCGCTTTCAACCGGCTCGCATAGTGATGGATTCCTTTTCGGTGTTCCTGCATAAAGTCAAAGATTTGGGAGTGCAGCGAGAGAAAACCTTCCAAGTGGCAACTCTGGTGCAGCGTGCCGGTGCTGTGGGGTTGCTGATTTCTAATATTCCAGCCGGCGACGCTCACCGGCTGTCTCGTTTTGGTGTAGAAGAAACGGTTCTCGACGGCACAATTATCCTTTCAACAGAGATCCTCGGTTTGCAGCGCAAACGCTATCTCGAAGTTTACAAGATGCGTGCCAGCGATCACGTTGCCGGTCGTCACCGCATGGAAATTAGAAAACAAGGTTTAGAAGTTTTTTTCCTCTCAGTGATGGAAGCGGGGGCAACCGAGACAACAGCGCCCCAGGCACTGACATTTTCTCCTTTAAAAGCAATTGTGCCAACCGGCATCCTGTACGGTTCTGCATGGTTAGTGCGTGGGGATCAAGGCGTGGGCAAAACCACCCTCACGCAGCAATTTGCGATGGAAGGACTGAGATTGGGGGAAAGCGTCCTTTATCTCACCACCGATGCACCGGCTTATCTGCTGCGTCCACAAATGGAAGTATTCGGCAGCAACATAGAGTCCTACCTAGAGTCAGGGCATTTGCGGATTTTAGATACTCATGCAACTGCCGGTGAAGACTTTATTGATCTGACGGATATGGATCGCTTTCTCTACGATATCGAGCGGCATCTGCGATTGATCCCTAAACCGTGCCGGTTGATCATCGACTCTCTCACCCCCCTAGCTATCCAGTACAAAATTAACGATTTCATTAGCTTTATCGAACGTAAAAACCGCCTGTTGCGCCGGCTGGATGTAGCTTTGCTCGATACGATCCTGATCAAAACTTTGGATGAGAACGTCCTCTATAGCCTGCTCAACAGTTACGATACCGTCTTGGATGTTTATATCCCGAACTGGGGAGAAATGGGTCAGGCAGGACAGGGCTTTCGGGCGCTGCAAGTGCGTAAAGCCAGAGGCACGATCGCCGATACTCGTCCCTTCCCTTACACGATCCGCGCCGGCAAGGGAGTGGTGGTGCAGGAAAACTTCTATGGTGACAAATAG
- a CDS encoding alpha/beta fold hydrolase produces the protein MPAVNSRPCFLTPKPPKPDYPLFVFLPGMDGTGQLLRTQLGYLEVAFDIRSLAISPADLTNWDELADQVVELIAAEPKSGQRQPVYLCGESFGGCLALKVMQRAPHLVDRLILINPASSFRRQAWLNCGSHLVNWLPAGIYPVSSMALVPFLTAYDRIEPDVLQEMVTTLHLVPQKTSVWRLSLLREFQMTEEELGGISVPVLVIAGAGDRLLPSVSEAKRLVNCLPNAKMVVLSDSGHACLLETEVDLYKILRSQQFIEVPEVEPAAPSAIISNSVGH, from the coding sequence ATGCCAGCAGTTAATAGCCGTCCTTGTTTCCTGACGCCCAAACCACCGAAACCCGACTATCCACTGTTCGTATTCCTACCGGGAATGGATGGCACCGGGCAGCTGTTACGCACACAGTTGGGTTATTTGGAGGTGGCTTTTGATATCCGATCTCTAGCAATTTCGCCGGCTGATCTGACGAATTGGGACGAATTGGCCGATCAAGTCGTGGAGTTGATTGCGGCAGAACCGAAATCAGGGCAACGGCAGCCTGTTTATTTATGCGGGGAGTCCTTTGGCGGCTGTTTAGCGCTGAAGGTGATGCAGCGAGCTCCGCATCTGGTTGACCGGCTGATTTTGATTAATCCCGCTTCTTCGTTTCGGCGGCAAGCTTGGCTGAATTGCGGATCGCATTTGGTTAACTGGTTGCCTGCCGGCATTTATCCGGTTTCTTCAATGGCGCTGGTGCCTTTTTTAACCGCTTATGATCGCATTGAACCCGATGTACTGCAAGAAATGGTCACGACGCTGCACTTAGTTCCGCAAAAAACCAGTGTCTGGCGGTTGTCGTTATTAAGGGAGTTTCAGATGACGGAAGAGGAATTGGGTGGGATCTCTGTGCCGGTGTTGGTCATTGCCGGTGCTGGTGATCGGCTGCTGCCTTCTGTTTCCGAAGCAAAACGTCTGGTGAACTGCTTGCCCAATGCTAAGATGGTTGTGCTTTCTGATAGCGGACACGCTTGCCTGCTGGAAACCGAGGTTGACCTCTACAAAATTTTGCGAAGTCAACAATTTATAGAAGTGCCAGAGGTTGAACCGGCAGCACCATCTGCTATAATAAGTAACTCGGTGGGTCACTAG
- a CDS encoding lysophospholipid acyltransferase family protein, whose product MSLDSPLRISQSLLAATGTRMFVYHEDRIPSGSPALVVSNHRSFMDAPVLMAGVGQPIRFACHHYMAQVPVLRDVVNQCGAFPLEAPAHRQQAFFQQATGLLQTRQMVGLFPEGAQPMVRSTKPEGMGQFHRGFAHLALRAKVQDLVVLPVAIASCEEIIVPWVPLKLLSSFDPTEPAFQQEGWHPMVIYKRVNVLIGRPFWITAAQRESYQGKKAKIVVDDLLGHTHREIADLLYQGCY is encoded by the coding sequence ATGTCTTTAGATAGCCCATTGCGTATATCACAATCGCTGTTGGCAGCAACCGGCACGCGAATGTTTGTTTACCATGAGGATCGCATTCCCAGTGGCAGCCCTGCGCTTGTGGTGAGCAATCATCGCAGCTTTATGGATGCCCCGGTGCTGATGGCAGGGGTAGGACAACCGATTCGGTTTGCGTGCCATCACTATATGGCTCAAGTGCCGGTGTTGCGCGACGTTGTCAATCAGTGCGGGGCGTTTCCCCTAGAGGCACCGGCACACCGGCAGCAAGCATTTTTCCAACAAGCAACTGGACTGTTGCAAACTCGGCAAATGGTCGGGTTGTTTCCGGAGGGTGCCCAACCGATGGTACGAAGCACTAAACCTGAGGGGATGGGGCAGTTTCATCGCGGCTTTGCCCATTTGGCTTTGCGAGCAAAGGTGCAAGATTTAGTCGTGCTGCCGGTGGCGATTGCGTCGTGTGAGGAAATCATTGTGCCGTGGGTGCCGTTGAAGCTCTTGAGTTCATTTGATCCAACTGAGCCGGCATTCCAGCAAGAGGGCTGGCACCCTATGGTAATTTATAAGCGGGTCAACGTTTTAATCGGGCGTCCGTTTTGGATTACTGCAGCCCAGCGAGAAAGCTACCAAGGCAAAAAGGCAAAAATAGTGGTTGATGACTTGCTCGGTCACACACACAGAGAAATTGCGGATTTACTTTATCAAGGGTGTTACTAA
- a CDS encoding CAAD domain-containing protein — translation MGAGSSEVAVKAQTSPTKVNLASPSRTLEPSEPKPPSLDERTVWIKVLQPFLKAPTYLGEFFNDYKGPVVAGAGVLVALVIGNVIVELIEGINDIPLISPALELIGIGYTSWFIYRYAISTAGRQAFYQEFKALREQLVGASSVSPASEAQPLALNTQSSQPPTPDAQETAVAAPYSIHACWGTLPANQPLGEPKPVFQRLEPVEPISS, via the coding sequence ATGGGAGCCGGCAGCAGCGAAGTGGCAGTTAAAGCTCAAACATCCCCAACAAAAGTCAATCTAGCATCCCCTTCCCGCACATTGGAGCCATCCGAACCCAAACCCCCCTCGCTTGACGAGCGGACAGTTTGGATAAAAGTGCTCCAGCCATTTTTAAAAGCGCCGACTTACTTGGGTGAGTTTTTCAACGACTATAAAGGACCTGTGGTGGCAGGTGCGGGCGTGCTAGTCGCACTTGTTATTGGCAATGTAATTGTTGAACTGATTGAAGGCATTAATGATATCCCTTTAATATCTCCTGCTTTGGAACTGATCGGTATAGGATACACGAGTTGGTTTATTTACCGCTACGCAATCTCAACAGCCGGTCGCCAAGCCTTTTATCAGGAGTTTAAAGCGTTAAGGGAACAACTTGTGGGTGCGAGTTCTGTCTCACCGGCAAGCGAAGCCCAACCATTAGCGCTCAACACTCAAAGTTCCCAACCTCCAACTCCAGACGCTCAAGAAACGGCAGTTGCAGCGCCCTATAGCATCCATGCCTGCTGGGGAACCTTGCCGGCTAACCAGCCGCTGGGCGAACCTAAGCCGGTGTTTCAGCGCTTGGAGCCGGTGGAACCCATTTCGTCCTAA
- a CDS encoding NYN domain-containing protein gives MLSTPENSDLFTPEQVLENRGRVAIFIDGSNLFYAALQLGIEIDYTKLLCRLTAGSRLLRSFFYTGVDPTNEKQQGFLLWMRRNGYRVISKELVQLPDGSKKANLDVEIAVDMMALVGSYDTAVLVSGDGDLAYAVDAVSYRGVRVEVVSLRSMTSDSLINVADRYIDLEGIKEDIQKTPRHTNYTYRPLSGISMLDEQQGR, from the coding sequence ATGTTGAGTACACCAGAAAACAGCGATTTATTCACACCTGAACAAGTTTTAGAAAATAGAGGCCGAGTCGCCATTTTTATTGATGGCTCGAATTTGTTTTACGCTGCTCTACAGTTGGGAATTGAAATTGATTACACCAAGTTGCTCTGCCGCTTAACAGCAGGATCTCGATTACTGCGCTCTTTTTTCTACACCGGCGTCGATCCCACCAATGAAAAACAACAGGGATTTTTGCTGTGGATGCGCCGCAATGGCTACCGCGTGATCTCAAAAGAGTTGGTGCAACTACCAGATGGTTCTAAAAAAGCAAATTTGGATGTTGAAATCGCGGTTGATATGATGGCTTTGGTAGGATCTTATGACACGGCTGTTTTAGTCAGTGGAGATGGGGATCTCGCTTATGCAGTGGACGCTGTGAGCTATCGCGGTGTCCGTGTGGAAGTGGTGAGCCTGCGCTCAATGACCAGCGACAGTTTGATCAATGTTGCGGATCGCTACATTGATTTAGAAGGAATCAAAGAAGATATCCAAAAAACGCCCCGCCACACCAACTACACTTACCGCCCGCTATCTGGAATTAGTATGCTGGATGAGCAACAAGGACGATAG